AGACTATTCATTAATATTGTAATGGGGTTCATCtaattaaaataatatcaaGTACTAAGGAACTATTATGTAGCGAAATGTATGGAGTCAAtcaaatactccctccttccacgTTTATAAGGCGGACAcgcatatcaagattcaaacttttctatctttgaccaataatttaatttttttatttttataatataaacTTTATATGGTTGGATTCCTAATCAAATATGCTTTaccatgattataagtttataaccaTAAGTGATATAACATATGAGAAGTGATGGTCAAAGTGTTAGTTGAAAGACCGTGCCATATTGtagtatgccttataaacatggaaggagggagtacttaAGTAGATGCTATTTTTATTTCCAATACAGTTGCACTTATTAAGGATCTTGGAATAAATAAACCACATCACGTACAACTACTATAATTAATTAAGAGTAAAAAGATTagtatttgaaattttttaaacaAATATTTGTTTTTATGGACGGAGAGGAGTATTCATCGGAAAGTAGTTTCTCCGTTGAAGAGGCACTCTTCCTCACTGATGTGTGGACCCACTGCATTCGGATTCATATGGCAGTGGCCGGGTGAGTCCGAGGCTCATCCATTCATGACTGCGAAGTTAAGTATACCTGCGATGACTTTATTGAGATCAAATTAATTTACCCGTATGACTTTATTGAGATTAAAGTTACCCGGAGGTGACCAATCCGAAATAAACGGAAGAGATGATTTACGAACGGCCATGGTCGAGGTACACTCAGCTGGTCGCCCGCACACGTGGCCTGCGGCCAGACGATGGCCGTTGCAATCCAACGGCCGGGCCGGGCTTCGAGCTGAGAGTGAGaggctaccgccgccgccgttgtacTCGTGCAAGCATACGACCCGCCCACGGCCCCACTACCGTGTCGTCTTCCAGCCGCTTCCAAAACCCGAGAGAGGCGGCCACGCCGGCGCGTCCCCGCCCCGCCGCGTGTACCGGCGCCGCGACACGTCCCGCGGCCTCCCGCGCCACCTCGCACCCGCCGGTTCCAGACGCTTCCTCGCCTCCGCCCCTTCTCCGCCCGCCATAAAAGCCGCCACCGCGAGCTCACCAACCAGAAGCATCCGCCAACCCCGGAGTCATCCCTTCCGTTCCCAAATCACGAGCCAACAACACTCTCCCCGCACACTACAGCGGCAGCTCGTCGCCGGCCGGTCCGCCGCCATGTACATGGCAtcctgagccgccgccgccgcgcggccgcggtGCAGCGCTACTGGCGCCCCTCTTCGTCCGCCCTTCAGTCccgctcggcggcgacggcggccgctgCCGCGGAGCACCTGGAGGCGCCGGCCCGCcggaaggccggcggcggcgggctccccCGCGGCGACTACGTGCCGGTGTACGTGGCGTTGGGCCTGATCGCGCTgtcggcggcgctggggctGCACACGGCGCGGCAGCAGCTGGCGCACGCGCCCAACGTGTCCGTCGACAAGAAGAAGCGCGAGGCGGTGCCGGAGGTGGCGCTCGACGAGGCCGAGCGCTACGTGTGGAGGTCGCTCTTCCGCAAGGTCGCGCACGTGCAGGACGAccgcagcctcgccgccggcctcgccgacCCCGTCGCCGAGTACCCGTACGTTCTTGTTCCGTAGCTTCGGAGCTGATTACTTGTTATTCCATGGCGGAGCGAGAGTGATCTGATGATCGGTTAATTTGCTTTTGTTGATCTGTGCGGTGCGCAGGACGAAGAAGGCGGTGACGCTCAAGGACGTGGGCGTGGAGACGCCGGGGAtcgagcagagcagggagggcatcgtcggcaggatcttCAAGAAGAACCACGCTTAGATTTGAGCAGCGACGGGGCTTGATTGTACTTGGCTGCTTGTTGATGATCTGCTTGTTGGATCCATGGGGTTTGCTGCTGTCATTTAGTGCTGTACTAGTTTGGGAGTCAAATCGGCTGTACTTTTTGGAGGTCGATCGATGTGTGTTATAACTCACATGGATGTACATAGTCAGAGAACACTCTGCTTTCTCAAATGAAATAAGCTAAATATCGCAACGTGCCCTCATCATGTAAAGAAATCTTCACCACGGAGCATCCGGGGATGTGTCCATCAGTAAAAACGGGTGTTCGaagaacaatttttttttattttgtggaatcaGATGGATTTTTGCTCATGTGTTGTGTTCACAATGGACCCTACAAATCATATTCGTGGAGTGAGCTTAGGGGTATCAATTAGTGATTCGGGAGCTTAGGGGTGTTTATTAGTGATCCGTGAGCTTAGGAGTGTCTGATCCGTGAGCTTAGGGGATCTATTAGTAATCGTTAGGTACATCTTTAATTTTTAGTtaactattttttaaaaaataaattttattttgaaaatttagtataaaattttgagctAAAGAGGAAGGTAAATTTAAAGGTCACTAATTTGCAGCTTTACCTGAGCTCACGTGCACTAGCAAACAAATACTCCTAAAAATAAATAACACACTCCTTGCGATCGATTCCCGACAGACGACTACCTTCCAACTTTCTATTTCTAGAAAGTTTTTTATTTTCAGAAATTTCTATTTTCAGAATAAATTATTATAATTTATGTACATAATTCCGACATATAGTTGTTGCTCATAACTTCTATaagatattttttatataactaGCATGGTCGCATGTCGCATGTGATTTTAAaatataattagttttaatttaaaatacattgaaccatacattaataaaacTAAATTAATTTTTAAATTAATTCCTAAAAATATGTATCATAATAGATGGCACTACTGTCTCGTAACTTAGATTGACACAAATCTATTATAATACGAATCTATTATAATAGAAATGGAGCCAAATCAATTAAGTGGTTGAGGTTTGAAGATATAGGAATAGAAGTTTTGCAATATATTGAGGATCTATTTGGAGCGAAGAATAACAATATATTAAGATCTGTTTGGAATGAAGGAATTGCAATATATTGGAATGGAAACAAAATGCAGGAATATGGTTTGTTTGTTCCGGGGAACAgaggaaagaaaaatataaaggAAACGTAGGAGGCGGTGTTTAAAATATGGGAATGAGAGCACAAGAAATTAGATTTAGGTGGGTCCCAcaagtgaagaaaaaaaaaaaatgaacttgCGCTGCCAACGGCTGCATCTCTTACCTAGCTATGTACTTAGCTACTGACATATGTGCTCAAGTAGGATCTGTCGTCAGTGTAAACTGACGACATATGTGCTCAAAGCATTCTTATCCCCTTCCACCGTTGGGTTCGTTCCCATCtgtttctttctctctcctcatctgtttctctctcttcttctcatctagctctcTTCCTATCTCATTGACAACCAAATAATTGCGAATAATGTTGTTCCATCTTCTTAGCTTGTCCAAAACAGAAAATTTCACTCTTGACCGCTAGGATCGCTCCCAATGGGCGCGTGTGGAATCAGGATTGCAAACTGCAGTTTATGACAAATTTAATCACTTCAAGAGTTTTCTCGTTCCATAAAAGAATGCAATGCTCGTATTTAGGTAAGTTAGACATATAACTACAAAATAATGAAAATTTCGTTTTCCATaaattaaatatataaaaaataataaatgatGGATAGAATATACTTTTACAATAAActtatttaaaaatataaatgttaatactatttactataaatatatttatatttgaagtactttAATCGGCACAGATTCCATAATTGCATTTTTAAGTGAAGGAGATATTATAAAACTGAATTATATTTGCGATGTATTTATAAAATCAAATATGAAGTAAAAGATTACGCATCTATTTTTTAAAGTACTCAGGAGCACTTGTGAATCATGGAAGAACTCAATCTTCCACCTACGCCGACCGAAGACTGCCGATAATTGGACACGCCTATTGAGCTCACGCACG
The genomic region above belongs to Panicum virgatum strain AP13 chromosome 8N, P.virgatum_v5, whole genome shotgun sequence and contains:
- the LOC120685009 gene encoding uncharacterized protein LOC120685009, which translates into the protein MVEVHSAGRPHTWPAARRWPLQSNGRAGLRAESERLPPPPLYSCKHTTRPRPHYRVVFQPLPKPERGGHAGASPPRRVYRRRDTRHRELTNQKHPPTPESSLPFPNHEPTTLSPHTTAAARRRPVRRHVHGILSRRRRAAAVQRYWRPSSSALQSRSAATAAAAAEHLEAPARRKAGGGGLPRGDYVPVYVALGLIALSAALGLHTARQQLAHAPNVSVDKKKREAVPEVALDEAERYVWRSLFRKVAHVQDDRSLAAGLADPVAEYPTKKAVTLKDVGVETPGIEQSREGIVGRIFKKNHA